A stretch of Rhodoferax potami DNA encodes these proteins:
- a CDS encoding helix-turn-helix transcriptional regulator, translating to MPPRQVLSEADLASRWGMSPKTLQRWRMEGRGPHYLKLGKRVNYPLNAVIAFENCVQHVSTSQRSTT from the coding sequence ATGCCCCCACGGCAAGTCCTGAGCGAGGCCGATCTGGCCTCGCGTTGGGGTATGAGCCCCAAGACCCTTCAACGCTGGCGAATGGAGGGGCGCGGACCTCACTACTTGAAGCTCGGCAAGCGGGTGAACTACCCACTCAATGCCGTGATCGCCTTTGAGAACTGCGTCCAGCACGTCTCCACCTCGCAACGTTCCACCACCTGA